In Deinococcus psychrotolerans, a genomic segment contains:
- a CDS encoding DUF58 domain-containing protein has product MILDVWVLAWAALLLLLLGLIWAAYRRAPQLELGREVPPAGFVGRDVSCRIHIKLSSRLPLRYVIEDAPPLTIIADRQWRWAGWLWQSGEAELSGSLHLNARGEYHWPATTLRWADPFGLFWRSTRLSFGTRMEVYPGIHGLALPDLLRPLLSEGALSRTLGLDDPLSLRGARPYSPGDPPSRIHWRLSARTGELTVRELERTASSRLLVFVDTRGDDVFLESAVRLSASLISEALKSELPISLSTPQGATPPGRTPLALQAALSKLATLQAQPAETALPDLSEQAAGSNVIMLTQHAPSDVLTAALRARTRAKRVVIVVMPEGFYLEPGESPRRQWVGLSSTVRDLERRAGVLADAGVLVYVLRGNQSVLRLA; this is encoded by the coding sequence ATGATTCTGGATGTCTGGGTGCTGGCCTGGGCGGCTTTGCTGCTGCTGCTCTTGGGTCTGATCTGGGCCGCCTACCGCCGAGCGCCGCAGCTCGAACTCGGCCGCGAAGTGCCGCCCGCCGGATTCGTGGGCCGCGATGTGAGTTGCCGCATTCACATCAAGCTCTCTTCCCGCCTGCCGCTGCGCTACGTCATCGAGGACGCGCCGCCACTGACCATCATTGCAGATCGTCAGTGGCGCTGGGCAGGCTGGCTGTGGCAAAGCGGAGAAGCCGAACTCAGCGGCTCGCTGCACCTCAATGCCAGAGGCGAGTACCACTGGCCCGCCACCACGCTGCGCTGGGCCGATCCGTTCGGGCTGTTCTGGCGCAGCACCCGGCTCAGTTTTGGCACGCGCATGGAAGTCTACCCCGGCATTCACGGCTTAGCGCTGCCAGACTTGCTACGCCCGCTGCTCTCGGAAGGCGCACTTTCCCGCACGCTGGGGCTGGACGACCCGCTGAGCCTGCGCGGGGCGCGGCCTTACTCGCCCGGCGACCCGCCCAGCCGGATTCACTGGCGACTCTCGGCCCGCACCGGCGAACTGACCGTGCGCGAGTTGGAGCGCACCGCCAGCAGCCGCCTCTTGGTGTTCGTGGATACCCGTGGCGACGACGTTTTTTTGGAAAGCGCGGTGCGCCTCTCGGCCAGCTTAATCAGCGAGGCGCTCAAATCCGAGTTGCCGATCTCGCTCAGCACGCCGCAGGGCGCGACACCTCCAGGCCGCACGCCGCTGGCCCTGCAAGCCGCCCTCTCCAAGCTGGCCACCTTGCAAGCTCAACCCGCCGAGACTGCCTTGCCCGATTTAAGCGAGCAAGCGGCGGGCAGCAACGTGATCATGCTGACCCAACACGCACCCAGCGACGTGCTGACGGCGGCGCTGCGGGCCAGAACACGCGCCAAACGGGTGGTCATCGTGGTGATGCCCGAGGGCTTTTACCTCGAACCCGGCGAGTCCCCGCGCCGCCAGTGGGTCGGACTTTCCAGCACAGTGCGCGACTTGGAGCGCCGAGCCGGTGTACTGGCCGACGCGGGGGTGCTGGTGTATGTGCTGCGCGGCAATCAAAGCGTGCTGCGGCTGGCCTGA
- the murJ gene encoding murein biosynthesis integral membrane protein MurJ: MSAPETAETPASEATLPPGPVPRSAARNTLIVMAGTLGSRLSGVVRQQLINGFGNELLDAFTIASRVPNLFRELLAEGALVNSFIPVYKSLDSDEKSQLARAFSGALIGINLILMVLGILAAPWIVDLLVAKNANIDTGLAIYMTRLVMPFLTLISLASIAMGLLNADEHFRESSFAPIAFNAVSIVILLVATVLFPHSATWLALSWLLGGLAQLLVQLPALGKYGLLPTPQLMTHPALGRVLVQMAPFTLTTGARQILNIYVQRLLTNAAFFPSGTAFAYSNAETLFTMVNGLFVVSPALALFPRFSQLAADNDWPSFKELTYSTLKTVTFLAAPASALLVALSGYAIGIFDLRGNMPLDRFTSGTLILTGWAIALVPWAINTVLLRTFYARQRTREAVVVSAVGFLLEVLLYNVVVPRLGLIGFGISTTISGVVVCFSLIYLYGRQLGFSVPNLAFYLARVVGLSVIAGILAKLVSLPLPNPGPHQLLLSIFVLALAGGLGLASYLGLAAALNVGQARGLISGVRRRMGR, encoded by the coding sequence ATGAGCGCTCCCGAAACCGCTGAAACGCCCGCTTCCGAAGCGACTTTACCGCCTGGCCCGGTGCCACGCTCGGCAGCCCGCAACACGCTCATCGTGATGGCGGGCACGCTGGGTTCGCGCTTATCCGGGGTGGTGCGCCAACAGCTCATCAACGGCTTTGGCAACGAACTGCTCGATGCTTTTACCATCGCCTCGCGGGTGCCCAACCTGTTCCGCGAACTGCTGGCCGAGGGCGCACTGGTCAACTCGTTTATTCCCGTCTACAAGTCTTTAGACAGTGATGAGAAATCTCAACTCGCCCGCGCTTTTTCCGGTGCACTGATCGGCATCAACTTGATTTTGATGGTGCTGGGCATCTTGGCCGCGCCGTGGATCGTGGATTTGCTGGTGGCCAAAAACGCCAACATCGACACCGGCTTGGCTATTTATATGACCCGCTTGGTGATGCCGTTCCTGACGCTGATCAGCTTGGCTTCTATTGCTATGGGCCTGCTCAATGCCGACGAACATTTCCGCGAATCGAGTTTTGCACCAATTGCCTTCAACGCCGTCTCTATCGTTATTTTGCTGGTGGCTACAGTGCTATTTCCGCACTCGGCCACGTGGCTGGCGCTGAGTTGGCTGCTCGGCGGGCTGGCGCAACTGCTGGTGCAGCTTCCGGCGCTGGGCAAGTACGGCCTGCTGCCCACCCCGCAGCTGATGACCCACCCGGCGCTGGGGCGGGTGCTGGTGCAGATGGCCCCGTTTACCCTGACGACGGGCGCACGGCAAATTCTCAATATCTATGTGCAGCGCTTACTGACCAACGCCGCCTTTTTCCCGTCGGGCACCGCCTTTGCCTACAGCAATGCCGAAACCCTGTTCACGATGGTCAACGGGCTGTTCGTGGTGAGTCCGGCACTGGCGCTGTTTCCGAGATTCTCGCAACTGGCCGCCGACAACGATTGGCCGAGCTTCAAGGAGCTGACCTACAGCACCCTCAAAACCGTCACCTTTCTGGCGGCTCCGGCCAGCGCTCTGCTGGTGGCGCTCTCAGGCTACGCCATCGGCATTTTCGATTTGCGCGGCAACATGCCGCTCGACCGCTTCACTTCCGGCACCCTGATTCTGACCGGCTGGGCAATAGCGTTGGTGCCGTGGGCTATCAATACTGTCTTGTTGCGAACCTTTTACGCCCGGCAGCGCACCCGCGAGGCGGTGGTGGTCAGTGCGGTGGGCTTTTTATTGGAAGTGCTGCTCTACAACGTGGTGGTGCCGCGCCTCGGCCTGATCGGCTTCGGGATTTCCACGACGATTTCGGGCGTGGTGGTGTGCTTCTCACTGATCTATCTCTACGGACGCCAGCTCGGATTCTCAGTGCCGAACTTGGCCTTTTATCTGGCCCGCGTGGTGGGGCTCTCGGTCATCGCGGGCATCTTGGCCAAGCTGGTCTCGCTGCCGCTGCCCAACCCCGGCCCCCATCAATTGCTGCTGAGCATCTTCGTGCTGGCGCTGGCGGGCGGTTTGGGGCTGGCGAGCTATCTGGGCCTCGCGGCGGCGCTCAATGTCGGCCAGGCCAGAGGGCTGATCAGCGGCGTCCGGCGGCGAATGGGACGCTGA
- a CDS encoding sensor domain-containing protein, with the protein MTLTVDTTLPNTLRELLRSHAPDCTLLASLGSQTLLMSADTSPLLVRDLTPPDEWFDSGELTWLTRDGALLGLMWSQQAVLESTVQLLTMLLSAARSDSSQREANVLITQLPEGAAWLSGDLVFQQVSRRFLELHHLSAAQVIGQSFDAVFPTRNHTSLLLRQVAAGRAAYQEREWLPGSSGGRGFWLRSQMRPYYGGAAAGVLWTMYDITQEIALSARINALLLGARLPTAVLSSSGEVLERSESLRRSLPGTADPQNALLWQWPIWHDPAEVERQLTEALTEALSQPQQRFECTLQVLGGERAIISLYCGDQLEDALGSDDAPPEDAATPEPLFMEGEALVVAEFHFHERQEMDSAQHRLLSGVIAHSPQATLLLGAADDSGERPVWLASEAAATLLGVERSALSVPGGVPLGRLLKALNVQLSRPDLTPLSTVTLTTQASLDGGVLSAVLTRSDGLRRSLQITGARLSTGEGAPQRNEPLALYLHDVTTLKNLEDRLKHDAAHDPLTGLPNWPGLRAKLVQQAHKQLCVLSLSVDDFGVLQSALGRSAGDHLLIQVAARLHHWRKDAQVARLEGEHFALVLPEIESASALVLADEVQHLLTMPLRVGGREMRISASVGVACGADTAEQLLEHARTALLSARRTGRAGRQSYRPEMMSAEAGLLELEHDLRGALPSQMTLLFQPVINLHGGRVQGAEVLLRWKHPTRGLLSPAQFLPLASRTGMLPALGRWVVAEVSAQRQRWQGPHPKLRLAINFSAAELLDEDVLSEFGQQVREVGGLDLELSASSLIQPDSASALHSKAAAHTSAALAELRQHGAHIWVDDFGDGASSLTALERFPLSGVKLHPSFVANLLSGPRHLALLEGTVDLARKLNLEVIAVGVETQAQAKILEKAGCHAAQGFFYSPPMALAEFERWLATQVLD; encoded by the coding sequence ATGACTTTAACCGTAGACACTACGTTGCCAAATACCCTCAGAGAATTGCTGCGAAGCCACGCGCCTGACTGCACCTTGCTGGCCAGCTTGGGCAGCCAGACCCTGCTGATGAGCGCCGATACGTCGCCGCTGCTGGTGCGCGACCTCACGCCACCCGACGAGTGGTTTGACAGCGGCGAGCTGACCTGGCTTACCCGTGACGGCGCACTGCTGGGCCTGATGTGGTCGCAGCAAGCCGTGCTTGAAAGCACCGTGCAGCTGCTGACCATGCTGCTTTCCGCTGCCCGCAGCGACAGCAGCCAGCGCGAGGCCAACGTGCTGATTACCCAGTTGCCCGAAGGCGCGGCTTGGCTCAGCGGCGATTTGGTATTTCAGCAAGTCAGCCGCAGATTCTTGGAACTTCATCATCTCAGCGCCGCGCAGGTGATCGGCCAGAGCTTTGACGCGGTTTTCCCAACGCGCAACCACACGTCGCTGCTGCTGCGGCAAGTGGCGGCGGGGCGGGCGGCTTATCAGGAGCGCGAGTGGCTGCCCGGCTCGTCCGGCGGGCGCGGCTTTTGGCTGCGCTCACAGATGCGGCCTTATTACGGCGGCGCGGCGGCGGGCGTGCTGTGGACGATGTACGACATCACGCAGGAAATCGCGCTCTCGGCACGGATCAATGCGCTGCTGTTGGGTGCCCGGTTGCCCACCGCTGTGCTGAGCAGCAGCGGCGAAGTGCTGGAGCGCAGTGAGTCGCTGCGCCGCAGCTTGCCAGGTACGGCTGACCCGCAAAACGCCTTGCTGTGGCAATGGCCGATTTGGCATGATCCCGCAGAAGTTGAGCGCCAGCTCACTGAAGCGCTCACCGAAGCACTCTCGCAGCCTCAGCAGCGCTTCGAGTGCACTTTGCAAGTTTTAGGCGGCGAGCGGGCCATCATTTCGCTGTACTGCGGCGACCAATTGGAAGACGCTCTCGGCAGTGACGACGCGCCGCCAGAAGACGCCGCCACACCTGAGCCTCTGTTCATGGAAGGTGAAGCGCTGGTGGTGGCCGAGTTTCATTTTCATGAACGTCAAGAAATGGACAGCGCCCAGCACCGCCTGCTCAGCGGCGTGATCGCCCACAGCCCGCAAGCCACCTTGCTGCTCGGCGCGGCGGACGACAGCGGTGAGCGCCCGGTCTGGCTGGCCAGCGAAGCCGCCGCCACCTTGCTGGGCGTCGAACGCAGCGCCCTGAGTGTGCCGGGCGGCGTGCCGTTGGGCCGGCTCCTCAAAGCGCTCAATGTGCAGCTCTCGCGCCCCGATCTCACGCCGCTTTCGACAGTCACGCTGACTACTCAGGCCAGCCTAGACGGCGGAGTTCTGTCGGCGGTGCTGACCCGCTCGGACGGCCTGCGCCGCTCGCTGCAAATCACCGGCGCACGGCTGAGTACGGGTGAGGGTGCGCCGCAACGCAACGAGCCGCTGGCGCTTTATTTACACGACGTCACCACCCTCAAAAACCTTGAAGACCGCCTCAAACACGACGCGGCCCACGATCCGCTCACCGGCCTGCCCAACTGGCCGGGCCTGCGGGCCAAACTCGTCCAGCAGGCCCACAAACAGCTTTGCGTGCTCAGCCTCAGCGTGGACGACTTCGGGGTGTTGCAGTCAGCTTTGGGGCGCTCGGCGGGCGATCACTTGCTGATTCAGGTCGCCGCGAGGCTGCACCACTGGCGCAAAGACGCTCAAGTGGCCCGCTTGGAAGGCGAACACTTCGCGCTGGTGCTGCCAGAAATAGAAAGCGCTTCGGCCCTGGTGTTGGCCGACGAAGTGCAGCACCTCCTGACCATGCCGCTGAGGGTCGGCGGGCGCGAGATGCGCATCAGTGCCAGCGTGGGCGTGGCCTGCGGCGCGGACACCGCCGAACAACTCCTCGAACATGCCCGCACCGCGCTGCTCTCGGCCAGGCGCACGGGCCGCGCTGGGCGGCAGTCTTACCGACCAGAGATGATGAGCGCCGAAGCGGGCCTGCTCGAACTCGAACACGATTTGCGCGGCGCACTGCCCTCGCAGATGACCCTCTTGTTTCAGCCGGTCATCAACTTGCACGGCGGCAGAGTGCAGGGCGCGGAGGTGCTGCTGCGCTGGAAACACCCTACACGCGGCCTGCTCTCGCCCGCTCAGTTTTTGCCGCTGGCCTCGCGCACCGGGATGTTGCCCGCCCTGGGGCGCTGGGTGGTGGCCGAAGTCAGCGCCCAGCGGCAGCGCTGGCAAGGCCCGCACCCCAAACTCCGCCTCGCCATCAACTTCAGTGCCGCCGAACTGCTCGACGAAGACGTGCTGAGCGAGTTTGGGCAACAGGTGCGCGAAGTCGGCGGCTTAGACCTCGAACTCAGCGCCAGCAGCCTGATTCAGCCGGACTCCGCCTCGGCGCTGCACAGCAAAGCCGCCGCCCACACCAGCGCGGCCCTCGCCGAGCTGCGCCAGCACGGCGCGCACATCTGGGTCGACGATTTCGGTGACGGCGCGTCGAGCCTGACTGCCCTGGAGCGCTTTCCGCTCAGCGGCGTCAAGCTGCACCCCTCGTTCGTGGCCAATTTGCTCAGCGGCCCGCGCCACCTGGCCCTCTTGGAAGGCACAGTGGACCTGGCCCGCAAACTGAACTTGGAAGTCATCGCGGTGGGTGTGGAAACACAGGCCCAAGCCAAAATTCTGGAAAAAGCCGGTTGCCACGCCGCTCAAGGCTTTTTCTACTCGCCGCCGATGGCGCTGGCTGAATTCGAACGCTGGCTGGCAACGCAGGTGCTGGACTGA
- the hflX gene encoding GTPase HflX → MEKVHGNLSGLKTGQQKSLSNLYRRRLAPGSVTSPELARNLSELSQEIRREISVLIDRRGRVISVSVADAKAAELPPLRKGETRLSGFHLLHTHPKGGGLSKGDLSALFLSRLDAVAAIEVRPDGLPGNVHLAHLTPPGTVGEEEDWRVYPPASPAEMENFDLAAQVSALEEEIARSQRTREAKKGRERAILVQIDQGEVDAEERLAELGELARTAGAEVVYRELIFRRHLKPGTLIGAGKLEELTSKAYHEDAELLIFGQELGAAQAREIEEATGLKVLDRTQLILDIFALHAQGVESRLQVELAQLRYMKPRLLGAGTRLSRIGASGGSAAGGAIGTRGPGETKLELDRRRINDRLSFLENQLKEVAVRREERRKQRGRNDVPVISIVGYTNAGKSTLLNAFTHAAEEPRKVLAENKLFATLRPTSRQGFLEGVGPVVFTDTVGFIRDLPTDLTRAFRATLEEIGDADILLHVVDAAAPGAEARHAAVTRILQDLEIGDLPTVVALNKADQADAETLEHERARLGGVPISAHSGQGLGQLKNVLSQTLEDLQVRRQDAEEAARLERENVKAALSRPSPNIPWVSTD, encoded by the coding sequence ATAGAGAAAGTCCACGGTAATCTATCGGGCCTCAAAACCGGCCAGCAAAAGAGCCTCAGTAACTTGTACCGCCGCCGCCTCGCGCCCGGCAGCGTCACCAGCCCGGAGCTGGCCCGCAACCTCAGCGAACTCTCGCAGGAAATCCGGCGCGAGATCAGCGTGCTGATTGACCGGCGAGGACGGGTCATCAGCGTGTCGGTGGCCGACGCCAAGGCTGCCGAGCTGCCACCGCTGCGCAAAGGCGAAACCCGCTTGTCGGGCTTTCATTTGCTGCACACCCACCCCAAAGGCGGCGGCCTGAGCAAAGGCGACCTCTCAGCGCTGTTTTTGAGCCGCCTCGACGCGGTGGCGGCCATCGAGGTACGTCCAGACGGCTTGCCCGGCAACGTGCATCTGGCCCACCTGACCCCGCCCGGCACGGTGGGTGAGGAAGAAGACTGGCGCGTTTATCCGCCGGCCAGCCCCGCCGAGATGGAAAACTTCGACCTCGCCGCGCAGGTCAGCGCCCTCGAAGAAGAAATCGCCCGCTCCCAGCGCACCCGCGAAGCCAAAAAGGGGCGCGAACGCGCCATCTTGGTACAAATCGATCAGGGCGAAGTGGACGCCGAGGAGCGCCTCGCCGAGCTCGGCGAACTTGCCCGCACTGCCGGGGCTGAAGTGGTCTATCGCGAACTGATCTTCAGACGGCACCTCAAGCCCGGCACGCTGATCGGCGCGGGCAAGCTCGAAGAGCTGACCAGCAAGGCCTACCACGAAGACGCCGAACTGCTGATCTTCGGTCAGGAACTCGGCGCAGCGCAGGCCCGTGAGATCGAAGAAGCCACTGGCCTCAAAGTGCTCGACCGCACCCAACTGATCCTCGATATTTTTGCGCTGCACGCGCAGGGCGTGGAGTCGCGCCTGCAAGTCGAACTGGCCCAACTGCGCTACATGAAGCCACGTCTGCTGGGCGCGGGCACCCGGCTCTCGCGCATCGGGGCGTCGGGCGGCTCGGCAGCAGGCGGAGCCATCGGCACACGCGGCCCCGGCGAAACCAAGCTGGAGCTCGACCGCCGCCGGATCAACGACCGGTTATCTTTCCTGGAAAACCAGCTCAAGGAAGTCGCGGTTCGGCGCGAAGAACGCCGCAAGCAGCGTGGCCGCAACGATGTGCCAGTTATCAGCATCGTCGGCTACACCAACGCGGGCAAGTCCACTTTGCTCAACGCCTTTACCCACGCCGCCGAAGAGCCGCGCAAGGTGCTGGCCGAGAACAAACTGTTTGCCACGCTGCGCCCCACCAGCCGTCAGGGCTTCCTGGAAGGCGTCGGGCCGGTGGTCTTTACCGACACGGTGGGCTTTATCCGCGATCTGCCCACCGATTTGACCCGAGCCTTCCGGGCCACCTTGGAGGAAATCGGCGACGCCGACATTTTGCTGCATGTGGTGGACGCGGCTGCGCCGGGAGCCGAAGCCCGCCACGCCGCCGTCACGCGCATCTTGCAAGACCTAGAGATCGGTGACCTGCCGACGGTGGTGGCCCTCAACAAAGCCGATCAGGCCGACGCCGAGACGCTGGAACACGAGCGGGCCAGACTCGGCGGCGTGCCGATCAGCGCCCACAGTGGTCAGGGTTTGGGGCAACTCAAAAACGTGCTGTCTCAGACGCTCGAAGACTTGCAGGTGCGCCGGCAAGACGCCGAAGAAGCCGCCCGCTTGGAGCGCGAGAACGTGAAGGCCGCGCTCAGCCGTCCTTCACCCAATATCCCCTGGGTCAGTACAGACTGA